The following coding sequences lie in one Eubacterium ventriosum genomic window:
- the hisZ gene encoding ATP phosphoribosyltransferase regulatory subunit: protein MEKVLLHTPEGVRDVYGKECAVKLTIENSINKVFNIYGYHNIQTPTFEFFDIFSKERGSVASKNLYKFFDREGNTLVLRPDVTPSIARLVAKYYMDVKVPVKLCYNANTYINNSELQGKLKENTQLGCELINDDSVEADAEILALVVDSLKAAGLKEFLVEIGHADFYKGLLEECGFDTENEQELRKRIENKNYFGVEEILDNNNITGQLKEAFLKLPELFGSIDVIKSAKELTDNKKALQSIERLEKLYSILEDYGVSKYISFDLGMISNFNYYTGIIFKAYTYGSGDQIVAGGRYDKLLGQFGKEAAAVGFAVYMDQILLAVNGQRLKENNDYSYEVIIYDSEFRKAALSLTNALRDQGVKTELISKKENISLEEYTTFKKEDGATKITYVSKDGAVEL from the coding sequence ATGGAAAAAGTATTATTACATACTCCTGAGGGAGTTAGAGATGTTTATGGCAAAGAATGTGCCGTAAAGTTAACAATAGAGAATAGCATTAACAAAGTTTTTAATATATATGGATATCATAATATTCAAACACCAACTTTTGAGTTTTTTGATATTTTCAGTAAAGAGCGAGGCTCTGTTGCTTCAAAGAATTTATATAAGTTCTTTGACAGAGAAGGTAATACTTTAGTTTTAAGACCTGATGTTACTCCTTCAATTGCAAGACTTGTTGCAAAATATTATATGGACGTTAAAGTTCCTGTTAAGCTTTGCTACAATGCCAATACATATATTAATAACTCAGAATTACAGGGAAAATTAAAAGAAAATACACAGCTTGGATGTGAACTTATTAATGATGATTCAGTTGAAGCTGATGCAGAAATTCTTGCTCTTGTTGTAGATTCATTAAAAGCAGCAGGACTTAAAGAATTTTTGGTGGAAATCGGTCATGCAGATTTCTACAAGGGGCTTTTGGAAGAATGCGGTTTTGACACCGAAAATGAACAGGAATTACGAAAAAGAATAGAAAATAAAAACTATTTTGGAGTTGAAGAAATTCTTGATAATAACAATATTACAGGACAGCTTAAAGAGGCATTTTTGAAATTGCCGGAATTATTTGGTTCCATTGATGTTATAAAATCAGCTAAAGAGCTTACAGACAACAAGAAAGCCTTACAATCAATTGAACGTCTTGAAAAATTATATTCAATTCTTGAGGATTATGGCGTATCTAAATATATAAGTTTTGACCTTGGAATGATTAGTAATTTTAATTACTATACCGGAATAATTTTTAAAGCTTATACTTATGGCTCCGGTGACCAAATTGTAGCCGGCGGTCGTTATGACAAGTTACTTGGTCAGTTTGGAAAAGAAGCTGCAGCAGTTGGTTTTGCTGTATATATGGATCAGATTCTTTTAGCTGTAAACGGACAGCGATTAAAAGAAAACAATGATTACTCATATGAAGTCATTATTTATGATTCTGAATTTAGAAAAGCTGCTTTATCCCTTACTAATGCACTTAGAGATCAGGGTGTTAAGACAGAATTAATTTCTAAAAAAGAGAATATATCATTAGAGGAATATACAACATTTAAGAAAGAAGACGGTGCTACTAAGATTACATATGTTTCAAAAGATGGCGCTGTAGAATTATAG
- a CDS encoding Holliday junction resolvase RecU translates to MGTWKTRGLRGSTLEDMINMTNESYREKGLALIQKIPTPITPINIDQSTRHITLAYFDKQSTVDYIGTVQGIPVCFDAKECAVTTFPMMNIHEHQVKFMEDFESQGGISFILLFYTSLNETYYIPFKDIKRFYDRSINGGRKSFRYEEIDKNYLIKSAPGALVHYLEGIQKDLDSREG, encoded by the coding sequence ATGGGAACATGGAAGACAAGAGGACTTAGAGGTTCTACATTAGAAGATATGATTAATATGACTAATGAAAGTTATCGTGAAAAGGGACTTGCATTAATTCAAAAAATACCTACTCCAATAACGCCCATTAACATTGATCAAAGTACAAGGCATATTACCCTTGCTTATTTTGACAAACAAAGTACGGTAGACTACATTGGAACGGTACAGGGGATTCCTGTATGCTTTGATGCCAAGGAATGTGCAGTTACAACATTTCCTATGATGAATATTCACGAGCATCAGGTTAAGTTTATGGAAGACTTTGAATCCCAGGGAGGTATTTCATTTATATTATTATTTTATACATCTTTAAACGAAACTTACTATATACCTTTTAAGGATATTAAAAGATTTTATGATAGAAGTATTAATGGTGGCCGAAAAAGTTTCAGATATGAGGAAATTGATAAAAATTATCTTATAAAATCAGCACCCGGTGCCCTTGTTCATTATTTGGAAGGAATTCAGAAAGATTTAGATTCAAGGGAAGGTTGA
- a CDS encoding RluA family pseudouridine synthase — protein MQEIKITENQAGQRFDKFLFKYFKEATSGFIYKMLRKKNIVLNGKKSDGKEKLNVGDSIKIFMADDTILKFRGETKVDIVKPIDLDIVYEDDNILIINKPSGMLSQKAEASDVSVNEYIISYLVSTNKLSEEQLKTFKPGVCNRLDRNTSGLIIAGKSLKGLQTMSKMFKERTMDKYYFALVNGKIENKINIKGYLKKDERTNKVTIYKKEQKDSQPIETEYEPVLANDRITLLKVKLITGRTHQIRAHLSSVGHPLIGDYKYGNKKINDIYKKQYGIKDQMLHSRTTVFPKFTGDCDNLSGKEFTATLPDDFIKVLSNEFKNSNVVNDFIKEKQIKK, from the coding sequence ATGCAGGAAATTAAAATTACGGAAAATCAGGCAGGACAGCGCTTTGACAAGTTTTTATTTAAATACTTTAAGGAAGCTACATCCGGCTTTATATATAAAATGCTTAGAAAAAAGAACATTGTCTTAAATGGTAAGAAATCAGATGGAAAAGAAAAGCTTAATGTAGGCGATTCAATTAAGATTTTTATGGCTGATGATACCATACTTAAATTTAGAGGTGAGACAAAAGTAGACATTGTTAAACCTATTGATTTAGATATTGTTTATGAAGATGATAATATTCTAATTATAAATAAACCGTCAGGAATGCTTAGTCAAAAGGCTGAAGCAAGTGATGTATCAGTTAATGAATATATTATTTCTTATTTAGTATCCACTAACAAACTAAGTGAAGAACAACTTAAAACATTTAAACCCGGTGTCTGCAATCGACTTGACAGAAATACCAGTGGCTTAATTATTGCCGGTAAATCCTTAAAAGGTTTGCAGACAATGTCTAAAATGTTTAAGGAAAGAACAATGGATAAATACTATTTTGCATTAGTTAACGGCAAAATAGAAAATAAAATAAACATAAAAGGTTACTTGAAAAAAGATGAAAGAACAAACAAAGTAACAATATATAAAAAAGAGCAAAAAGACAGTCAGCCAATTGAGACAGAGTATGAGCCTGTTTTAGCAAATGATAGAATCACTTTATTAAAAGTTAAGCTGATTACAGGTCGAACTCATCAGATTAGAGCACACCTTTCATCTGTAGGTCATCCGCTAATTGGTGACTACAAGTATGGGAATAAGAAGATTAATGATATATATAAGAAACAATATGGTATTAAAGACCAGATGTTACATTCAAGAACGACTGTTTTTCCAAAGTTTACGGGAGACTGTGATAATCTGTCAGGTAAAGAATTTACAGCAACACTGCCTGATGATTTTATAAAAGTTTTAAGCAATGAATTTAAGAATAGTAATGTTGTTAATGACTTTATTAAAGAAAAACAGATTAAAAAATAA
- a CDS encoding pseudouridine synthase, translated as MRLDKYLTTLGIGSRTQVKELIKKGKITVNGEKILKPDIHIDENNDEVDLNGVNLKYNKFYYYMLNKPAGVLSAVSDNNCKTVIDLLDVTPKKGLFPVGRLDKDTEGLLLITNDGELSHNLLSPAKHVDKTYYVELNGDLIDSDIELFEKGLDIGEKNLTKPAILKILEKRSTALITITEGKYHQVKRMFQAIGLTVTFLKRLTMGPLKLDENLKPGEYRKLTVSEVEALLNNKPRNN; from the coding sequence GTGCGACTGGATAAATATTTAACCACATTAGGAATTGGTTCACGAACACAGGTTAAGGAATTAATAAAAAAAGGAAAAATCACTGTTAACGGCGAAAAGATTTTAAAGCCTGACATTCATATTGATGAAAATAATGATGAAGTAGATTTAAACGGTGTTAATTTAAAATATAACAAATTCTATTATTATATGCTAAACAAACCTGCAGGAGTATTATCTGCAGTATCAGACAATAATTGCAAAACAGTAATTGATTTGCTTGATGTTACGCCTAAAAAAGGACTTTTTCCTGTTGGAAGACTTGATAAGGACACAGAAGGCTTACTTCTTATAACTAATGACGGTGAACTTTCACACAATCTTCTGTCTCCAGCTAAGCACGTTGATAAAACATATTATGTGGAACTTAACGGGGATTTAATAGACAGCGATATTGAACTATTTGAAAAAGGTTTGGATATAGGTGAGAAAAATCTTACTAAGCCTGCCATCCTTAAAATACTTGAAAAAAGAAGTACAGCTTTAATTACAATAACAGAAGGAAAATACCATCAGGTTAAAAGGATGTTTCAGGCAATAGGACTAACGGTAACTTTTCTTAAAAGACTTACAATGGGACCTCTTAAATTAGATGAAAATCTGAAACCCGGAGAATATAGAAAGCTTACAGTCAGTGAAGTAGAAGCCTTGCTTAATAATAAACCTAGAAATAACTAA
- a CDS encoding RidA family protein gives MKKISTEKAPAAIGPYSQGVVVNNTLFSSGQIALDPATGEIVGSTIEEQAEQVMKNLGAILEEAGSSYEKTIKTVCFLADMGDFGAFNEVYGKYFTEKPARSCVAVKELPKNVLCEVEVIAEI, from the coding sequence ATGAAAAAGATTAGTACAGAAAAAGCACCTGCAGCAATCGGACCATATTCACAGGGAGTTGTTGTAAACAATACATTATTCTCATCCGGACAGATTGCATTAGATCCTGCAACAGGAGAAATTGTTGGCTCAACTATTGAAGAACAGGCTGAACAGGTTATGAAAAATTTGGGAGCAATCCTTGAAGAAGCAGGTTCAAGCTATGAAAAAACAATTAAGACAGTATGCTTCCTTGCTGACATGGGAGACTTTGGAGCATTTAATGAAGTATATGGAAAATATTTCACAGAAAAACCGGCAAGAAGCTGCGTAGCTGTTAAAGAACTTCCAAAGAATGTTTTATGCGAAGTTGAAGTTATAGCTGAAATCTAA
- a CDS encoding M23 family metallopeptidase, which produces MFFSTVTIKITEEIDYHKYKIKKNIVESYDYRTLNIKPECLQTINKISSKDKCDFSDLLSVMFLNSNLNLTKVNYTRERYSDLKGCYKKKSANEYNNVSKNIAAIFDDIVYFPVAKSTTSGKWVSYEDSFGAERNYNGSYPHEGCDIMAENNVSGYYPIVSVSDGTVENIGWLEKGGYRVGIRSSQGGYFYYAHLSSYSDIKKGDKIKAGTLLGYMGNTGYGTEGTTGCFDVHLHFGIYAKTKNYYELSYNPYCILKYLENNVILASY; this is translated from the coding sequence ATGTTCTTTTCAACAGTTACAATAAAAATTACCGAAGAAATCGATTATCACAAATATAAAATCAAAAAAAACATTGTGGAAAGCTATGATTACCGCACCTTAAATATCAAGCCTGAATGTTTGCAGACTATAAATAAAATATCCTCAAAAGATAAGTGTGACTTTTCAGATTTATTATCGGTAATGTTTTTGAACAGCAATTTAAACTTAACTAAAGTAAATTATACAAGGGAGCGCTATTCTGATTTAAAAGGTTGTTACAAAAAGAAAAGTGCTAATGAATATAATAATGTATCAAAAAACATTGCTGCCATTTTTGACGACATTGTTTATTTTCCTGTTGCAAAAAGCACAACCAGTGGCAAGTGGGTTTCTTATGAAGATTCTTTTGGCGCTGAGAGAAATTACAATGGAAGTTATCCTCACGAAGGTTGTGATATTATGGCTGAAAATAATGTAAGTGGTTATTATCCCATTGTAAGTGTGTCTGACGGAACAGTTGAAAATATAGGCTGGCTTGAAAAAGGTGGTTATCGTGTTGGCATAAGAAGTAGTCAAGGGGGCTATTTTTATTATGCTCATTTAAGCAGTTATTCGGACATAAAAAAAGGTGACAAAATTAAAGCCGGAACTCTTTTAGGTTACATGGGTAACACAGGATATGGGACTGAGGGTACAACCGGTTGCTTTGACGTTCATCTTCATTTTGGCATATATGCTAAGACTAAAAATTATTATGAGCTAAGTTATAACCCATATTGTATTTTAAAATATTTGGAAAACAATGTAATACTTGCAAGTTATTAA
- a CDS encoding ABC transporter ATP-binding protein, with the protein MEKAKTVKGPGNRRNMGPRPRLNNPLKTLSRLIKYMGKYYGIHMVIVVLCIIANVFASVNGTWFMKALVDEYILPMIKEGSNDFGPLLKAMIRVGGFYGAGVIASLIQAEIMVFVTQGTLKHLRDDMFNHMQGLPIKYFDTHSHGDIMSMYTNDIDTLRQMISQSMPQMFNSAMTIVSVFACMVALSIPLTLLTLIMIGVITLGSKKLTFLSGKYFIAQQKDIGAVNGYIEEMMEGQKVVKVFCHEEKSMEEFNKLNDHLFESANNANKFANVMGPFNAQVGNVSYVLCACIGAIIAIKGIAGFTMTPGSLISFLTYNKQFAQPINQITMQMNSIVMAIAGGERIFKLLDEKPEVDDGYVTLVRAKKVDGNIVECENRTGMWAWKHYHKDTDTTTYVEMKGEIVFNGVDFGYTDDKIVLHDVKLYANPGEKLAFVGSTGAGKTTITNLINRFYDIQDGKIRYDGININKIKKADLRRSLGIVLQETNLFSATVMENIRYGKLDATDEEVIAAAKLANADSFIRRLPDGYNTMLTGNGGNLSQGQRQLLSIARAAVANPPALILDEATSSIDTRTERLVQEGMDALMKGRTTFVIAHRLSTIRNSDCIMVLEQGRIIERGNHDDLMKQKGTYYRLQTGSSPN; encoded by the coding sequence ATGGAAAAAGCTAAAACAGTAAAAGGTCCGGGAAACAGACGTAATATGGGACCAAGACCAAGACTTAATAATCCATTAAAAACTCTTTCACGTCTTATTAAGTATATGGGAAAATATTATGGCATACATATGGTTATTGTAGTTTTATGTATTATTGCCAATGTATTTGCCAGTGTTAACGGAACATGGTTCATGAAGGCATTAGTTGACGAATATATTTTACCAATGATTAAAGAAGGCAGTAATGATTTCGGACCACTTCTTAAAGCAATGATTCGAGTAGGCGGTTTCTATGGAGCAGGTGTTATTGCTTCATTGATTCAGGCTGAAATCATGGTTTTTGTTACTCAGGGAACTTTAAAGCATTTAAGAGATGATATGTTTAATCATATGCAGGGCCTTCCAATTAAGTATTTTGACACACATTCTCATGGCGATATTATGTCTATGTACACTAATGATATTGATACATTAAGACAGATGATAAGCCAGTCAATGCCTCAGATGTTTAATAGTGCAATGACTATTGTCAGTGTATTTGCATGTATGGTTGCTTTAAGCATCCCCCTTACACTTTTAACTTTAATTATGATTGGTGTAATTACACTAGGTTCAAAGAAACTTACATTTTTATCAGGTAAGTACTTTATTGCTCAGCAGAAAGATATTGGTGCTGTTAACGGTTACATTGAAGAAATGATGGAAGGTCAGAAAGTTGTTAAAGTATTCTGTCACGAAGAAAAATCAATGGAAGAATTTAACAAGTTAAACGACCACCTTTTTGAATCAGCTAATAATGCTAACAAATTTGCCAATGTTATGGGACCTTTTAATGCACAGGTTGGTAATGTAAGTTACGTTCTTTGTGCCTGCATTGGTGCCATTATTGCCATTAAAGGTATTGCCGGTTTTACAATGACACCGGGAAGTTTAATTAGTTTCTTAACTTATAATAAACAGTTTGCACAGCCAATTAACCAGATTACAATGCAGATGAACAGTATTGTTATGGCTATTGCAGGTGGCGAGCGAATCTTCAAATTATTAGATGAGAAACCTGAAGTTGACGACGGATATGTTACACTTGTAAGAGCTAAAAAGGTTGACGGTAATATTGTTGAATGTGAAAACAGAACAGGAATGTGGGCTTGGAAACATTACCACAAGGATACAGATACAACTACTTATGTTGAAATGAAGGGCGAAATCGTATTTAACGGTGTTGACTTCGGATATACTGATGACAAGATTGTTTTACATGATGTAAAACTTTACGCTAATCCGGGCGAAAAGCTTGCTTTCGTTGGCTCAACAGGTGCAGGAAAAACTACTATTACAAACCTTATTAACCGTTTCTATGACATTCAGGATGGAAAAATCCGATATGATGGTATTAATATTAATAAGATTAAAAAGGCTGACCTTAGACGTTCTCTTGGTATAGTTTTACAGGAAACAAATCTTTTCTCAGCTACAGTAATGGAAAATATCAGATATGGTAAATTGGATGCTACAGATGAAGAAGTTATTGCAGCAGCTAAGCTTGCCAATGCTGACAGTTTTATTAGAAGACTTCCTGACGGTTATAACACTATGTTAACAGGAAACGGCGGTAACTTAAGTCAGGGACAGAGACAGTTGCTTTCAATTGCCAGAGCAGCAGTTGCAAATCCACCGGCACTTATTTTGGATGAAGCAACATCTTCAATTGATACAAGAACTGAAAGACTTGTTCAGGAAGGTATGGATGCTTTAATGAAGGGCAGAACAACTTTTGTAATTGCTCATAGATTATCAACTATCAGAAATAGTGACTGTATTATGGTTCTTGAGCAGGGACGAATTATTGAACGTGGAAATCACGACGACTTGATGAAACAGAAAGGAACTTACTATCGTCTTCAAACAGGAAGTTCACCTAACTAA